Below is a genomic region from Deltaproteobacteria bacterium HGW-Deltaproteobacteria-18.
GGCGGACAGACTGGCCATCAAATACGTGGTCTGATGAGGGAAAGATATGCAAAGCACCATTCATATTGACGGAAAGGAAAACGGCGTGCGCCTGGAATCGCGCATCCTGGAAGAACGCATCCAGGACGCGGTCAAGGCCGGAGCAAGGGAGCTGACCATCGACGCCTGCGGCCAACACGGCATCGGCGGGCGTTTGTGGGTCTCCAAGGAGGAGTCCGTCAGCGTCAAGGTCATCGGCGCGCCCGGACAGCGCCTTGGTTCCCTTGGCTTCCCCGGCACTACCATTGAAATAATGGGCCCGGGTTCCGACGACATCGGCTGGCTGAACGCCGGCGCGGAAATCATTGTCCACGGCAACGCGGGCAACGGCATCTGCAACGCCATGGCCCAGGGCAAGGTCTTTGTCGGGGGCAACGTAGGCTCCCGCTGCATGACCATGACCAAACAGAACCCGCGCTTCACGCCCCCGGAACTCTGGGTTCTGGGCGACACGGGCGACTACTTCGCAGAGTTCATGGCCGGCGGCACGGCTGTGGTCTGCGGTTTGAACGCTTACGATCAGGCCAATGTCCTGGGCTACCGCCCCTGCGTGGGCATGGTCAGCGGGCGCATCTTCTACCGTGGCCAGGAGCAGACAATCAGCGCAGCCGACGCCAAACACATGCCTGTCAGCGACGAGGATTGGACCTGGCTCGTGGAAAACTTAAAGGAATACCTTCAGAAGATCGGAAAATCCGAACTTCTGGACATTCTGGCTACCCGCGACCAGTGGCACCTGATCACGGCCAAGTCGCCCTACGAAAAGGTCACCAAGAAACGCAAGAACATGTCAGACTTCCGTTCCCAGGTCTGGGACATGGAGCTTGGACGCGGCGGTCTGGTCGGCGACCTGACTTCCCTTGACCGTACGCCCATCGGACTCATCACCAGCGGGGAACTGCGCCGCTTTGTCCCGGTCTGGGAAAACTGCAAATACATGCCGCCCTGCCAGGCCAGCTGTCCGTCGGGGATTCCCGTGCAGAAGCGCTGGCAGCTGGTGCGCGAGGGGCGTCTGGCCGAAGCCGTGGACCTGTCCCTTGAATACACGCCCTTCCCGGCCACGGTCTGCGGCTATCTCTGCCCCAACCTGTGCATGGAAGGCTGCACGCGCGGTCTTGGCAGCCTCAAGCCCGTGGACGCCAAGATGCTCGGCAAGGAGGGCATCAACGCCCATCCGCCCATGTTGCCCCTGTCTTCGGACAAGAAGGTCGCGGTCATCGGCGGCGGTCCGGCCGGCATCTCCGTGGCCTGGCAGTTGCGCCTGAAAGGCCACAAGGCCTCCGTGTTCGACATGGACGAGAAGCTCGGCGGCAAGCTGCAGGCCTCCATCCCGGCCAACCGCATTCCGCCCGATGTGCTGGCGGCGGAGCTGGACCGGGCCCGCGAGATCATCCCCCATGTGCGGCTTGAAAAGAAACTCAACCGTGACGACTTCGAAGCCATAAAGAGCGACTACGACTTCATCGTGCTGGCCACCGGAGCCCAGCGCCCGCGCACCCTGCCCGTGCCCGGCAACGAACGCCTCATCACGGCCACGGACTTCCTCAAGGCCTGCAAACACGGCGACGCGGAAGTCGGCGAGCGCGTGGTCGTCATCGGAGCGGGCAATGTGGGCTGCGACGTGGCCACTGAAGCGTCCCGCCTGGGCGCGAAAAGCATGACGCTCATCGACGTGCAGAAGCCCATGAGCTTCGGCAAGGAGCGCGAGGAAGCCGAGAAGGCCGGAGCCCAGTTCCTGTGGCCCTGCTTCACCAAGGAGATCACCCCGGAAGGCGTCTTGCTGACCGACGGGCGGGTCATCCCCGCCGACACGGTCATCATCTCCATCGGTGACACCCCGGATTTGGAAGCCTTCCCGGAAAACATCGCTCGTGATCGCGGTTTCATCACCGTCAACGACGTCAACCAGACCACTGATCCCAAGGTCTTCGCCATCGGCGACCTGGTCAAGCTGGGCCTTTTGACCCAGGCCATCGGCGACGGACGCCGCGCAGCCCAGGCCATCGACGAGATCATCAGCGGACGCCGTCCCCTCTCGGTCACGGCGGACATGCACGAGGAACTCAAGACGCGGCTGGAATACATGGACCCGGGCAACCACATGTCCGAGACCATAGACTATTCGCGCATGAATCTGGCCTACTTCGACCCGCGCCTGGGCGCATTCGACAGCCTCGACCAGTGCGCCGAGGAGTGCTCGTCCTGCGGCGTCTGCCGCGACTGCGGCATCTGCGAGGCCATCTGTCCGCGTGGAGCCATCAGCCGCGAAAGCTTGCCGGACAACGAATTCGCCATGGTCTGCGATTCCGAGAAATGCATCGGCTGCGGCTTCTGCGCCGGAGCTTGCCCCTGCGGCATCTGGACACTCATCCCGAATACGCCGCTGGAATAGCCGACTGTCGCCGAACGGCGGGTTTACCGGAAACATTG
It encodes:
- a CDS encoding pyridine nucleotide-disulfide oxidoreductase; this encodes MQSTIHIDGKENGVRLESRILEERIQDAVKAGARELTIDACGQHGIGGRLWVSKEESVSVKVIGAPGQRLGSLGFPGTTIEIMGPGSDDIGWLNAGAEIIVHGNAGNGICNAMAQGKVFVGGNVGSRCMTMTKQNPRFTPPELWVLGDTGDYFAEFMAGGTAVVCGLNAYDQANVLGYRPCVGMVSGRIFYRGQEQTISAADAKHMPVSDEDWTWLVENLKEYLQKIGKSELLDILATRDQWHLITAKSPYEKVTKKRKNMSDFRSQVWDMELGRGGLVGDLTSLDRTPIGLITSGELRRFVPVWENCKYMPPCQASCPSGIPVQKRWQLVREGRLAEAVDLSLEYTPFPATVCGYLCPNLCMEGCTRGLGSLKPVDAKMLGKEGINAHPPMLPLSSDKKVAVIGGGPAGISVAWQLRLKGHKASVFDMDEKLGGKLQASIPANRIPPDVLAAELDRAREIIPHVRLEKKLNRDDFEAIKSDYDFIVLATGAQRPRTLPVPGNERLITATDFLKACKHGDAEVGERVVVIGAGNVGCDVATEASRLGAKSMTLIDVQKPMSFGKEREEAEKAGAQFLWPCFTKEITPEGVLLTDGRVIPADTVIISIGDTPDLEAFPENIARDRGFITVNDVNQTTDPKVFAIGDLVKLGLLTQAIGDGRRAAQAIDEIISGRRPLSVTADMHEELKTRLEYMDPGNHMSETIDYSRMNLAYFDPRLGAFDSLDQCAEECSSCGVCRDCGICEAICPRGAISRESLPDNEFAMVCDSEKCIGCGFCAGACPCGIWTLIPNTPLE